Below is a window of Pseudodesulfovibrio sp. 5S69 DNA.
CGGGCCGACGCGCGTTCTGGTCTTCGGACGCATTTCCCACCATTCGAAGATGGACCTGGTGCCCCTGGTCCGCGCCCTGCACCGGCTGGTCACGGACGGGCTCGACCCGCACGGCGTGGAGCTGGTCCTGGCGGGCTGGGCCGAGCAGGAGACGCACGTCCTGGACACCCTGAGCCACCTGGCGGCCAACGCGGGCATTCCCATGAGCGTGGTCCTGCGTCCGGACGAGGCGCGCAAGCGGGAGCTGTTCCGGCAGGCGGACGTGTTCGTGTCCATCGCGGACAATCCCCAGGAGACCTTCGGCATCACCCTGGTGGAGGCCGGGGCCTTCGGCCTGCCCGTGGTGGCCTCGGATTACGACGGGTACCGGGACATCGTGGTCCACGGCGAGACCGGCTGGCTGGTGCCGACCATGGGGCCCGCCGAGACCCCGGACGTGGACCTGGCAGCGCCGCTTAATTTCGACAGCCACTATCATCTCGCCCTGGCCCAGGCCACGGCCGTGGACATCCCGGCCCTGGCCGAGGCCCTCGGGCGGCTCATCCGCGACCCGGAACTGCGCGCGGCCATGGGCGCTGCCGGGCGCGACCGGGTCCGCCGCCTGTTCCACTGGCCGGCGGTCATCGGCCAATACGCGGCCCTGTGGGACGAGCTGTGGAAGGAGCCGGCCGAGGCCGACCCCTTGCGCGGCCTGGTCCATCCCCTGGTCCCGGAGTACGGGCGCATCTTCGGGCACTACCCGACGCGGACCCTTGACGATTCGGTGAAACTGACCGTGGGCCGGACAGGCGAGGCATTTTACCGGAACCGTGATTTTCCCAATCTGTACGCAGGGCTGAAGGGTGCCATCGACCTCGACGTGGTCCGGCGGCTGGCCTTTTTCGCCCGCAGCCCGGTTGACAGCGCCACCCTGATACGCAAGGTTTCGGACGTGGCGCCCGACCTGAATGTCACCCAGATCAAAAATCATATCCTGTGGGCGCTCAAACAGGATATCCTGCAAACCACGGAATGATATCAACCCGGCGTTCCCAACCCGGAGGCATACGATGAAAGCTCTCAGAGCAGCCCGCATGGAACGATGCATCGGCTGCCATTCCTGTTCGCTGGCCTGCGCGAGACAGGTCCATAAGGTTCTTTCCTGGAACAAGGCGGGCATCCGCATCTCGTCGTCCGGCGGGCTGTCCACGGGCTTCGAGGCGCGTGTCTGCCTGGCCTGCCATCCGGCCCCCTGTGCCGAGGCCTGCCCCACGGGCTCGCTGTCCCAGCGCCGGGACGGCGGCGTGATCCAGAAGCGGAACCTGTGCATCCGTTGCGGCCAGTGCGCCGAGGCGTGCCCGGTGGACGCCATCTTCCTCGATCACCTGGTCAACCCCTACGTCTGCATCCACTGTGGCCAGTGCGTGCCCTACTGCCCCCACGACTGCCTGGAGCTGGTGGACCTGCCACCCAAGGAACAGGAGGAGGCCCGCAATGATTAGAGACTTCTTCCGCGTCATGGTGGTCGACCTGACCTCGGGCAAGACCCGCCTCAAGGAGCTTCCCGGCCGGGGCGAGTACCTGGGCGGCTCCGGCCTGGCCGCGTACCTGTTCCGGGAGTTCGGACGCATAGACCGCGACTGGGACGACCCCGAGCAGCCCCTGATCTTCGCCATCGGCCCGCTGACCGGGTATTTCCCGCTGATGAGCAAGACCTGCTGCGCCTTCCGCTCGCCCTACCACAACCAGTACACCGAGAGCTACGCGGGCGGGAAATCCGCCCTGTCCCTGCGTTTCGCCGACCTGGACGCCCTGGTCATCACCGGCAAGGCCAAACGGCTGACGGCCATATGCGTGGGGTCGCGCCTGGTGGACGTCCGCGACGTGGAGTACATGCGCGGCTTCGACGCCATCCAGACCGGCCGGGTTCTGCGCAAGATATTCCCCGGCTCGGGACGCCGCTCGATCATGCGCATCGGCCCGGCGGGCGAGAACCTGTCCGCCTACGCCTGCATCAACGTGGACACCTACCGGCACTTCGGACGGCTGGGCGGCGGCACGGTCATGGGCGCCAAGAACCTCAAGGCCATCTGCGTGCTCGGCGACCGGGGCTTCGACCTGCCCGAGGGCAAGGCGTACCCCAAGCTGTACAAGCATATCTTCGAGCAACTGACCACCACCGAGATGATGGCCAAGTACCACGGCCTGGGCACGGCGGTGAACATCAACCCGCTCAACGCCCTCAAGTCCCTGCCGTGGAAGAACCTGCAGCAGACCTCGAGCCCGGCGGCCGAGAACATCTCGGGCGAGACCTTTGCCGACGACACCCTGCTGCGCAACGCGGCCTGCGCGGGCTGCCCGGTGGGCTGCATCCACGTGGGCTTCGTGCGCGAGCAGTTCCAGACCAACAACCAGTATCTCTACCGCCAGGTGGGCTACGACTACGAGCCCATCTTTTCCTGCGGCGGCATGCTCGAGGTGACCGACGCCCCCGAAGTCCTGCGCATCCTCGACGTCATCGAGAAGGAGGGGCTGGACTGCATGTCCGCGGGCGTGGCCCTGGCCTGGGCCACCGAGGCCCTGGAGCGGGGAGTCGTCTCCGAAAAGGAGACCCTGGTTCCGCTCAAATGGGGCGACTCCGAGACCTATATGCAGGCCGTGGAGCACCTCGGCCGTCCGGGCAACGACTTCTACCGGCTCTTGGCCCAGGGGACCATGAAGTGCGCCAAGGCGTACGGCGGCGAGGACTTCGCCTGCGTGCTCGGCCAGGAGATGGCCGGCTACGCCACGGGCGAGGTCTTCTTCGTGGCCGAGGGGCTGGGCTTCCGCCACTCGCACCTGGACTCCGGCGGCTACGCCTACGACCAGAAGCACGCCGAGAAGGATGTGGACAAGGCCCTGAACTTCCTGCTCCAGGACGGCCGCGAGCGGATCGTGCTCAACTGCATGGTCGGCTGCCTGTTCTCGCGCGGGGTGTACAAGGAGGACCTCCTGGCCGAGGCCCTGGAATCCGTGGGCTACGGCGAACTGAACGGGTCCGTGGACGACATCGGCAAACGGGTCCAGCGCATGCGCTGGCGGCTCAGGCTTCAGATGGGCTACCGCCCGGACGAGGTCAAGATCCCCAAGCGGTACACCGAGATCACCACCTGGAAGGGCCCAGTGGACGTCGACTACATGGACGCCCTGCGCCGGGCCTACGCGGCCAGCATTCTGGAAATGGGCGCGGACCCGGAGGAAGAGGGCGGAGAATAGCCCCGGTCCACGGCCAAAAAACCGCCTTCTTGAAAAAAAGGGGTTGCCAACCGCCCGCCATTTCGGTAAACCCCAACTTCTCGACCGGTTGCTCGGGTAGCTCAGTCGGTAGAGCAGGGGACTGAAAATCCCCGTGTCGGCAGTTCAATTCTGTCCCCGAGCACCATCTGGAATCAAAGGCTTTCACTCTTGCGAGTGGAAGCCTTTTTTCGTGGGCCGATCGGCAGGCAGGGCCGGTATGGGGGCAATGCGGGGGGGCGGCGGGGCATTCCGGTTACGCGGACAGGGAACGGCTGCTCATTCGCGGATTGATATAAGTCTTCGTTTATGGTTAATGTTGTTCCGAAATCGGCGTCGGGCCGGGCGGGAGCGTCAACAACCGAGGGGAGAACCGGGAGGAGCAACGTTATGCGTAGAATCGTCCTTCTACTCTGTCTTGTCTTGGCCATGCCGGCGGCCGCGCTGGCCGTATCCGACATCGTCGCCACCTACCAATACGCCGACGGGACCATGGTTACCCTTTGTGCCCGCGATGCGCAGCACGTGCGTATGGACACCTCGCCCACGGCCTACACCCTGCTGTCGAACGGCAAGGTCTATTCCGTGAACTGCGACTCCGGCCCGTGCCAGGTCTACGACCTCGGGGCCATGACCGCGGGCATGGCTGGCGGCCTGACCTCCATGTTCGGCGGCGGATCCGAGCCGGAATACGAGGTGCGCTACGAAAAGACCGGCAAGATCGAAACCATCGCCGGGTACAAGGGCAAGGTTTACAACGCCGTGGTCTTCGAGGACGGCAAGGTCGTGCGCCGCGACGAGATGGTCCTGTCCACCCACTCCAACATCAAGAAGGTCACCGACGCATGGATGGCCATGGCCGACGCCCTGACCCAGTCCATGGGCCGATCCTTCCAGGACTCCCTGGATGAGGCCAAGAAGATGGGCTACGGCGGCATCCTCCGCTACGGCAACGAAATGCGCCTGGCCAAACTGTCCGTGCGCAACCTCGACGCCGCCTACTACAAGCTTCCGGCGGGCGCCCAACAGGCCCGGCTGCAACAGCCTCCGCAGCAGAGCGACGATGATATGGGCCTCGACGACGACGCCAAGGAAATCGGCATGGACGCCAAGGAAACCACCAAGGACGAAATCAAGGGCAGCATCCGCAACGCCATCGGCGACCTCTTCAACTAGCCATCCCCGCCGTCCGCTATAAAACCCCGCCCCGCGAAAGGACTTCGCGGGCGGGTTTGCCTGCGGCAGCCAGGGGAAGGGGAGAGAGGGCACCCTTTGAAAAGGGCTTCCCTCTCTCCCCTTCCCCTGGACTCCCAACCCCCTCTCTCCCTCCTAAACTTCTTGTGCCGCTTCGCGGAGGGCATAGCGCGTGAAAGCGTCCTGTTACACGCCCGTTCCGAAACGCCGCGAGACCGGCTCAACGAGTCCGGCCCACACCCTCCGCGCAACAATCCGCCCCGGCCGCCGGAGGCCCCGCACGGCGTGACCCCGGCGGAACCATGTTCCGGTTGGCGTTCCGCCGGTGATGGCGTATAGCGTATTGTACCGCCGCGCCGTGCGGCGCGGGGGGGGGGGCGAACCGGCCCGATTGGAGTTTGTTGTGGCGGGAACGGGGGAGTTTCCGCGAAACCGTTTGGAGGGATGCATGTTCCGCAAGCTGATGATACCCGCCGTGGTTGCCTTGGTTCTGGCGTTTTTCGCCAGCAACGCGTTGGCTCTCAACCCGGCCGTAATCTATGATCTGGGCGGCAAGTTCGACAAGTCGTTCAACCAGGCCGCGCACATGGGCGCCGAGCGGTTTTCGCAGGAGACCGGCATCAAGTACCGGGACTTCGAGCCGACCAACGAGTCCCAGTACGAGCAGGCCCTGCGGCGGTTCGCGTCCCGGGGCAGCGACCTGATCGTGGTGGTCGGGTTTTCGTTCGCCTCGGCGCTGGAGAAGATCGCCCCGGAGTTCCCGGACACCAAGTTCGTGATCATCGACATGGTCGTTGCCCAGCCCAACGTGGAGTCCGTGGTCTTCAAGGAGCATGAGGGCTCGTTTCTGGTGGGCATGCTGGCGGCCATGAAGACCAAGACCGGCAAGATCGGCTTTGTCGGCGGCATGGACGTGCCGCTGATCCGCAAGTTCGCCCTGGGCTACAAGGAAGGGGCGCAGTACGTGAACAAGGACATCACCCTCTTCGAGAACATGACCGGGACCACCCCTGCGGCCTGGGGCGACCCGATCAAGGCGGGCGAGTTGGCCCGCTCCCAGTTCGACCGCGGCGCGGACGTGGTCTTTACCGCGGCGGGCGGATCCGGCATGGGCGTGCTCCAGGCCGCGGCGGACGCCAGGAAGTTCTCCATCGGCGTGGACTCCAACCAGAACTACATCCATCCCGGAAGCGTGCTGACCTCCATGGTCAAGCGCGTGGACCTGGCCGTGTTTGAGGCCATGCGCGATGCGCGCAACGGCGACTGGGAGCCCGGCCTGAAGGTTTTGGGCCTGGCCGAGGGCGGTGTCGACTACGCCATGGACAAGTACAACGAAGCCCTGATCACTCCGGAGATGAAGGCCAGGGTGGACCAGGCCAAGGCGGACATTATCTCGGGCAAGATCGTGGTCACCAACTACTTCGACATCATGGACCGCTAGCCGGTCCGGTCGGGTGGTTTTTCGGCGGCGGGCGCGGCTTTGCCGCCGGGCTCGCCGCCGGGCGGCCGCTTGGCTCGGCGCGGCGTATGGGGTATTGTCACCCACCGCGTCCCGGCCCCTTTTCGACAATCCTGCGGACCCGTCAGGTTCCGCTCCAGGTGGAGAACCCATGCCCCGCTCGCTCGTACCCGCCCTCATGATCCTGGTCCTGGCCCTGTGCTCCGGCCCCGCCTTCGCCTTCAAGCCCGCCTTGCTCTACGACCAGGTGGGCAAGTCCGACCGGTCGTTCAACGAGGCCGCCTATCGCGGCGCGGAGAAGTTCAGTAAGGAATCCGGGCTCCCGTACCAGGAGTTCACCCCGACCAACGAGTCGCAGTACGCCCAGGCCATGCAGCGCTTCGCGGCGCGCGGGTACGACCCGATCATCGTGGTCGGATTCTCCTACGCCTCGGTCCTGGAGCAGATCGCCCCGCAGTTTCCGGACACCCGGTTCGTCATCGTGGACATGGCCGTGGACCGGCCCAATGTGGAGTCCGTGGTCTTCAAGGAGCACGAGGGCTCGTTCCTGGTGGGCATGATCGCGGCCATGAAGACGAAGACCGGCAAGATCGGCTTTGTCGGCGGCATGGACATCCCGCTGATCCGCAAGTTCGCCCTGGGCTACAAGGAAGGGGCGCGGTACGTGAACAAGGGCATCACCATCTTCGAGAACATGACCGGCGACACCCCGGCGGCCTGGGGCGACCCGATCAAGGCGGGCGAGCTGGCCCGCTCCCAGTTCGACCGGGGCGCGGACGTGGTCTACCAGGCCGCGGGCAGCTCCGGGCTGGGCGTACTCCAGGCCGCGGCCGACCTGCACAAATTTTCCATCGGCACGGACGCCAACCAGAACTATCTGCACCCCGGGAGCGTGCTGACTTCCATGGTCAAGCGCGTGGACCTGGCCGTGTTCGAGGCCCTGCGCGACGCCGAGGCCGGGACCTGGAAGCCGGGCGTCCGGCTGCTCGGGCTGGCCGAGGGCGGGGTGGACTACTCGCTGGACCGGTACAACGAGGCCCTGATCACCCCGGCAATGCGGGCGCGCGTGGACAAGGCCAAGGCGGACATCATTTCGGACAAAATCGTCGTCACCAACTACTTCGACATCATGGACAGGTAGCATGGGCTCCACCGGCGACCATACGGCCCCCCCGGCGGTCGAACTGATCGAACTGAACAAGTCCTTCGGGCCGGTACGGGCCAACCGGGACGTGTCCATGGCGGTGGCCCGGGGCACCATCCACGGCATCGTGGGCGAGAACGGGGCGGGCAAGTCCACGCTCATGGGCATGCTCTACGGATTTTACCAGGCGGACAGCGGGCGCATCCGCGTGAACGGCCGGGACGTGAAGATCACCAGCCCGGCCCAGGCCATCAGTCAGGGGATCGGCATGGTCCACCAGCATTTCATGTTGGTCGAGCCGTTCACGGTGCTCGAAAACGTGGTCCTCGGGGCCGAGGAGGGCGGGTTGATCAAGACCTCCCTGCGCCACGCCCGGCGGGAGCTCGAACGGCTCGGCCGGGAGTACGGCCTGGAAGTGGACCCGGACGCCGTGGTCGGTGACCTGCCCGTGGGATTGCAGCAGCGCGTCGAGATTTTGAAGGCCCTGTATCGCGGGGCCGAGACGTTGATCCTGGACGAGCCCACGGGCGTGCTCACGCCCCAGGAAGCGGACCGGCTGTTCGCCATGCTCGACACCCTGCGCGGACAGGGACATACGGTCATCCTGATCACCCACAAGCTGCGCGAGATCATGGCCGCGACCGACACGGTATCGATCATGCGACGCGGGACCATGGTGGCCCACCGCAGGACCGCCGAAACGAGCAAGGAGGAGCTGGCCGAGCTTATGGTCGGGCGCAAGGTCCTGCTTCGGGTGGAGAAGGCCGAGGCCGCGCCCGGCGAGCCCATCCTGGAGCTGGACAAGGTGAATTTTTCCGACGCGGCGGGCGTGCCCCGATTGAGGGACGTCTCCCTGACCCTGCGCCGGGGCGAGATCCTCGGCGTGGCCGGGGTCTCTGGCAACGGCCAGTCCGAGCTGCTGGAGGTGTTGTCCGGGGTGGCCGCGCCGACTTCCGGGACCATCAGCTTCAAGGGCGAGGTCATCGCCGGGGACGGCAAGCGCACGAACCCGCTGGGCATGCACCGGCTGGGCGTGGGGCACGTGGCCGAAGACCGCCACCGCACGGCCATGGTCATGGACTTCACCGCCGCCGAGAACATGATCCTCGGCTACCATACCGGGCGCGACGTGAACGGAAGGGTGCTCATGGACCGGGGCAAGGTCCGGCGGCTGTGCCGCGACTACATGGACCGGTTCGACGTGCGCCCGCCCGACCCGGACCTCCCGGCCACGGGCTTTTCCGGGGGCAACCAGCAGAAGATCGTCCTGGCCAGGGAGATGGAGCGCGACCCGGACCTGCTCCTGGTGGGCCAGCCCACGCGCGGGGTGGACATCGGGGCCATCGAGTTCATCCACAAGCAACTCATCGAGCTGCGCGACCACGGCAAGGGCGTGCTCCTGGTCTCGGTGGAGCTGGACGAGATATTGTCCTTGGCCGACCGCATCGTGGTCATGTTCGACGGGCGCATCGTGGGCGAGATGGCGGCAGGGGATGCGGACGAATGCAGCCTGGGCCTGCTCATGGCGGGCTGTACCGGGGCCCGGGACAAAAACGGCGGGGAGGCGGCGTAGATGGCGCAGAGCAAACT
It encodes the following:
- a CDS encoding glycosyltransferase family 4 protein; its protein translation is MAGTKRIWGTLDPFFEGGPVLGRTVANVGFLDALLKADPFDEYHFFLPGGQALAPLRQHLERTAPRMLEGERTRLMLRDALPDRLRDTAYHCFHLSDCITSQPYLARMRNRLSERIFPVTGPIHSLSYAGYPKAFLQHLWPGTTRRDAIVCTSTAGRRAVEGYFGQLRAGFGLDETTHPGPRLECIPLAVDADAYAPGEGEEGGPTRVLVFGRISHHSKMDLVPLVRALHRLVTDGLDPHGVELVLAGWAEQETHVLDTLSHLAANAGIPMSVVLRPDEARKRELFRQADVFVSIADNPQETFGITLVEAGAFGLPVVASDYDGYRDIVVHGETGWLVPTMGPAETPDVDLAAPLNFDSHYHLALAQATAVDIPALAEALGRLIRDPELRAAMGAAGRDRVRRLFHWPAVIGQYAALWDELWKEPAEADPLRGLVHPLVPEYGRIFGHYPTRTLDDSVKLTVGRTGEAFYRNRDFPNLYAGLKGAIDLDVVRRLAFFARSPVDSATLIRKVSDVAPDLNVTQIKNHILWALKQDILQTTE
- a CDS encoding 4Fe-4S binding protein, which produces MKALRAARMERCIGCHSCSLACARQVHKVLSWNKAGIRISSSGGLSTGFEARVCLACHPAPCAEACPTGSLSQRRDGGVIQKRNLCIRCGQCAEACPVDAIFLDHLVNPYVCIHCGQCVPYCPHDCLELVDLPPKEQEEARND
- a CDS encoding aldehyde ferredoxin oxidoreductase N-terminal domain-containing protein; amino-acid sequence: MIRDFFRVMVVDLTSGKTRLKELPGRGEYLGGSGLAAYLFREFGRIDRDWDDPEQPLIFAIGPLTGYFPLMSKTCCAFRSPYHNQYTESYAGGKSALSLRFADLDALVITGKAKRLTAICVGSRLVDVRDVEYMRGFDAIQTGRVLRKIFPGSGRRSIMRIGPAGENLSAYACINVDTYRHFGRLGGGTVMGAKNLKAICVLGDRGFDLPEGKAYPKLYKHIFEQLTTTEMMAKYHGLGTAVNINPLNALKSLPWKNLQQTSSPAAENISGETFADDTLLRNAACAGCPVGCIHVGFVREQFQTNNQYLYRQVGYDYEPIFSCGGMLEVTDAPEVLRILDVIEKEGLDCMSAGVALAWATEALERGVVSEKETLVPLKWGDSETYMQAVEHLGRPGNDFYRLLAQGTMKCAKAYGGEDFACVLGQEMAGYATGEVFFVAEGLGFRHSHLDSGGYAYDQKHAEKDVDKALNFLLQDGRERIVLNCMVGCLFSRGVYKEDLLAEALESVGYGELNGSVDDIGKRVQRMRWRLRLQMGYRPDEVKIPKRYTEITTWKGPVDVDYMDALRRAYAASILEMGADPEEEGGE
- a CDS encoding BMP family lipoprotein, translated to MFRKLMIPAVVALVLAFFASNALALNPAVIYDLGGKFDKSFNQAAHMGAERFSQETGIKYRDFEPTNESQYEQALRRFASRGSDLIVVVGFSFASALEKIAPEFPDTKFVIIDMVVAQPNVESVVFKEHEGSFLVGMLAAMKTKTGKIGFVGGMDVPLIRKFALGYKEGAQYVNKDITLFENMTGTTPAAWGDPIKAGELARSQFDRGADVVFTAAGGSGMGVLQAAADARKFSIGVDSNQNYIHPGSVLTSMVKRVDLAVFEAMRDARNGDWEPGLKVLGLAEGGVDYAMDKYNEALITPEMKARVDQAKADIISGKIVVTNYFDIMDR
- a CDS encoding BMP family lipoprotein yields the protein MPRSLVPALMILVLALCSGPAFAFKPALLYDQVGKSDRSFNEAAYRGAEKFSKESGLPYQEFTPTNESQYAQAMQRFAARGYDPIIVVGFSYASVLEQIAPQFPDTRFVIVDMAVDRPNVESVVFKEHEGSFLVGMIAAMKTKTGKIGFVGGMDIPLIRKFALGYKEGARYVNKGITIFENMTGDTPAAWGDPIKAGELARSQFDRGADVVYQAAGSSGLGVLQAAADLHKFSIGTDANQNYLHPGSVLTSMVKRVDLAVFEALRDAEAGTWKPGVRLLGLAEGGVDYSLDRYNEALITPAMRARVDKAKADIISDKIVVTNYFDIMDR
- a CDS encoding ABC transporter ATP-binding protein, coding for MGSTGDHTAPPAVELIELNKSFGPVRANRDVSMAVARGTIHGIVGENGAGKSTLMGMLYGFYQADSGRIRVNGRDVKITSPAQAISQGIGMVHQHFMLVEPFTVLENVVLGAEEGGLIKTSLRHARRELERLGREYGLEVDPDAVVGDLPVGLQQRVEILKALYRGAETLILDEPTGVLTPQEADRLFAMLDTLRGQGHTVILITHKLREIMAATDTVSIMRRGTMVAHRRTAETSKEELAELMVGRKVLLRVEKAEAAPGEPILELDKVNFSDAAGVPRLRDVSLTLRRGEILGVAGVSGNGQSELLEVLSGVAAPTSGTISFKGEVIAGDGKRTNPLGMHRLGVGHVAEDRHRTAMVMDFTAAENMILGYHTGRDVNGRVLMDRGKVRRLCRDYMDRFDVRPPDPDLPATGFSGGNQQKIVLAREMERDPDLLLVGQPTRGVDIGAIEFIHKQLIELRDHGKGVLLVSVELDEILSLADRIVVMFDGRIVGEMAAGDADECSLGLLMAGCTGARDKNGGEAA